Sequence from the Melanotaenia boesemani isolate fMelBoe1 chromosome 21, fMelBoe1.pri, whole genome shotgun sequence genome:
ATTTTATCCAAAACACTGCcgtttttttcatttgaaaacaCGGTTTTTAACTTCACTACATCAGAGCCGATacattctgcttgttttactcTTTCAGCGCGAAACTGATATCGTGTTTTTCTAGCTCCATCCTGACCGGAGGCAGCCACCGCAGCAGGAAGCTAACAGTTAGCCTTTTTCTCCAGGAGAGAAGCTCCACATGGAAGCTGAGATTATTCTTACCTGCGCTTTGGTTTACAACAACGTCCTGCGGCTGATTAATTCCGAGACGTTTAAGCTCGAGCTTGTCTTTTAAAGGCAGAGTTTTGATGTTGTGCTGTTGAAGAAAATCCATTTCGGTCATGATGActtggtgttttttgttttattgaaccAGGCCTGAGTTGAGGACGGCGCAGAGCAGCTGGTTGCATTTCTGAACGAGTGGGTCCACTTATGTTTATTACACGAGCTGGATGAACTCTCTTTAAACGATTTCCCTCAACGTTTCAAATGTTTTGAACAGGCAACTCCATAGACGCCTATATtcgccgttgccatggtaaccacAGGCTCTTTGGTTTACCCAGAGCCTTCCAGCTAACAGTCAAACGCTCCACATACACAAGATAATTACTCTTACACTCAGGAAAGGAAATTAAACTCAATTTCCATGTTTACAGTCtgttagaaagatttgttttcaataagttaacattttttttaatccattaagACGCCTATAATCTTCAAAAAGAGGTTTGGTTTATTTAATGAAGAGAATGgtcagaaaatatgtaaatgttaaaacacTTTCATATCTCAATATATTTAACAAGAGTCTTGAAAAAAGTGAAATTGTAGAAATCCGGTTACTAATTTTTGATGTATGATTTCTAAAATAAACAGTGCAGGCTTGATTTGAAAgtaaatctatctatctaactacctacctacctacctacctacctatctatctatctatctatctatctatctatctatctatctatctatctatctatctatctatctggttgttcataattatattataattcAAGATTATTCATTTAAGTTCTTGTTCTGGGAGAGATTGTGGCAGACAGGAATGACGTCAGGTTACTtcactgtcattaaaaaacattacacCAAAGATGCACTGCAGGATGAAATTGCGTTGCAACAAGCCACCATAAACGCAACACTTagataaaaacactgtaaaaaaaaaaaaaaaagtagacagATATAAAAGTCACCAAAAATAgtctaaaaatataaacaacattaCAATAGAAATGGATATATACGTAGTGCAAATAGTGAAGTATAGTGCCAAAGACCCGGTGTTCCCTCATATTGTTATGCACTGCTGTGCATCACtgattttttaaactgttaagCAGTCTGATGTCAACTGTATAAAAACTTTTACGGAAGCTTACAGTTCTGCATGTCAGACTGTGGTACCTTCAGTACGAgggcaggagaaaaaaatagtcCATAACAGGGGTGAGTTGGGTCCTTGATGATTTTCACTGCCCAGGACAGACATCACTGTTTTCCCAGTCCTTAAGTAGGGGCAGTATCAGCCCAAGAATCCTCTGGGCTCCCTCATCACTCTGCTCAGTGACTTTTTGTCTGAGGTGCTGCTGCATCTGATGCATGCCACAGAGAGATGCTGCTGGTAAAACCTTTGTGTTGCAGTGGATCTGAAGAAGCTTAAATAAATTAGACATTGCATGATTAATTAAACTGtttcatatttctgtttttgtgaatgACTACAGCCATGCTCCACTAAATTAATcattctcatttaaaaaaaataagcagtccatttccaacattttcacatgattttatttattttcttcagcaCCAGCTCTGAATTGGGGGCCGACAATTATTGGTAGCAAGTCCTAGATGCATCTGTTTcatgttgaaaaaaaagaaaaaataaatcaacataaGCTATTCTGCAAACAGCTGTAAAAATTTATCCCATCTATGCATATGGAAAAGGACTGAAATTTTGGACAAGCTGGTGTGACACTGATCTtggtaattttctgttttctcacaTCCTGTGATGTCTATAAACACCGAACAAGATCAAAACAGTTTCCTTTGTATTCAGCTGTTTTCTCTTCTCAGTTCTGTATCATTTCACAACTTTACCTGCACAGTGAAGTGACATGGCGACCCCTGCTGTCCTGATGGGTGCATTACTAAATAGAAGTACAATGTGGTACTTTTTACATGACATTTTAACAGTTTCCCCCATCCCCCTTGTTTAGAGGTGAAAAAGAGACAATATGAACCAGGCttgaaattatttcaaataatgTTTACATGATTTGGTTATTAATTGTTGCATGTCTAGCTCAAACAGGTGTTCAGGGTACAAATAAGCAATGAAACATTTCCATTCTGTTAAAAGTCTGTCAGAGTAAtttaaaatctgtcattttaaagCTTCCCCTGCTAAAGAAAATCCTCTGGTCCGCCGGGATATCTCACACAGGGCACGGTGGGAGGGTTAAGTGTGATGTGATGTGTGAAAGTGAGTGTTCGTGGGTACGGCGCAGGGGAAGCAGTGTGTGAGGGGCTATGGGATGGATAGATGGGGTAAGGAGTGGTTGGAGGAGGGATGGCGGGGGGAGGCTGGGGGAAGGAGTATGGGGGGATGGGTAAGGGGAGGATGGGGGGGTGCCCTGGTTACCAGGGTGTATGGCTGGAACATTGGGATGGGTGCTGGCCCATgctgggtggttgtctgggaggtcctggtcctcctgggcatggcGTGCACCCTCTGCCTTTTGGGGAGGGGGCTTCTGGGCTCTTAGGGCTCTTGTTCGGGCCTGGCCTGAATGGCCGGTGCCAGGCGGTGTCAGTGGCTGCCAATCTTGGCCTGCTGGGGCCTGTGACCACGGAGGGCTCTGGCTGGGGGCTTCCTCTGTCACCTGGGTCCTGgttcgtctttgtggtggggtggcttgggttcatgctccaggattgctgctgatcgcctgggtctctgggccgtCCTAGTTTGCTTTTAGCCTCCATGGAGACGTGGCCGGATTTGCAGGATCACATttatctctgatcactcctcattcctcatcctctgcatgctgacaccgTCACTGAGTCGTGCAGTGGGTTTATTCAcgaagagatgctttggttcaggtttttgtgtttctgataCTTTGGATTGTGTTATGGGTTtgctttttttggttttaatgtatttattttatgaggtcctgattgtcagctttgcttTCTTGTAAAAGCTGAAGGAGATTCTCTCGTGTTTCTGTACAGGcttagcagctggttgtctggtgctGGGTTGGATTAAAGGTCGTTACCATAtatctgttgtatctttgtctctttctttttcctttccttttgacttctgtttgacattttttctgtccccttcagtcggaaaaatatatataatcaagaggagccttatacccataaagcttctcttggcaaagcaaatttgtttggcacatcacagcagccagaccatcattctgccgctaccatgctggacaagacaagttaaaaataaataaacaatgaacaCAACAGAAGTCGGGGGTCTGCACCTTTTGAGGATTTAATTAGTCACTTCTCTAATTATGATACTGAAATTTTGTGCCCGTCTTCCTGCATGCTAACGTAGATTGGggcactgaaaatgaaacaccaGAAGGAAAATGTCTCCTAGGATGAAGGTTTTTCTGCTGGTCCGGCTGTGCCATTTTTGTGGACAAAAATCCAACATTTTCTCACCGCCATTTGTGTCACAATATGCCCCATTAACTGTTTGTTTGCATGTCCATAAGCAGACAGAACTAAGACCTTACTGGGACTAACTTTATTACCAGGACTTTtgacattattttaatataaaatgagtttttagACAGACATGTTATTGAGGAGTGtcagaaaaccaaaacaaacactggagtggatgaaaagaaagttgtttttctttattgaaaAGAACAAATATTTCTATTCTTTGTCCATTAACATACTTAAATTGGtcatattattaattaaaaaggtGCAGGACAACAAGAactcatgtttacatttaaataaaagtgcaAATAGTGATGTCAGTCCTGTTAGACCTGCCAACCAGTTTGATATCAACTAATCCCGCATCACATGGTCTTAATTAGCTCCACTAACTAAAACAGTAATTAATCAGTGACCATCAATGGTTGAAGCAGAAGCCATTGTGGGGAAAACTGGTTCCACTGAGAGCTGCTGTAtactggattttaaaaaaaagcagctcaATTTCATTCAACAAGTCAGCTTGTAACTCAAAACTGTGAGTTTATAATCTGCTGCCAGTATACAGGCAGTCATTACGGAAATTATTGCTTTGTTGGAATAAATAGAAAGCTTTCAGAACTATTGCTCAAAGTGCCCCATATCTCTTCATACTGACACCAGATCAGCCATTTATAGGAGTTTCTTGACAACCAGAAGCAGTCTTTCATTTTAGTGTTATTGACTGGCTTTTCATTTAATCATTAATGAAACAAACCCTTCAAATGGTCTAGGAGCGGTCCATCTGGACACTTTAAATTCTTATTGATGGAACCAAACGTAGGACAAGTCAGTGCTAATTATTGTGGTTGAGGAAGCAGAAATTAAACatgggaaaaataaatgaataaaaattcaaatcttccaaaaacaaaattcagtaCCCAAAAAAAACCTTTTGGGCTTAACCTCagattttttccttcatttaaacCATGCAGCTGTTACAGTTTCTACCCCAAGTGGAATCTCATGTGTCGGTTTAAACTTCCTTGTTGGGTAAACTCTTGACCACAAACGCCACAACCGAAAGGTTTCTCTCCGGTATGAACCGTAATGTGCGAATCAAGGTGCGTTTTCCGAGTAAACCTTTTGCCACAAAAGTCACAACTAAACGGTTTGTCTCCCGTGTGAACAGCCATGTGCGTCGCAAGATGCGTTTTACGGTTAAACCTTTTACCACAAACCTCACAGCCAAAGGGTTTCTCCTCCGCATGAACGGTCATGTGAGTCCTAAGATGCGTCTTCCGTTTGTAacttttaccacaaacatcacaaccaaACGGTTTTTCTCCAGTATGAACCGTCAGGTGCGCCCTGAGACTCGTCTTACGGTTAAATCTCCTACCACAAAGATCGCAGCCAAAAGGTCTTTCTCCTTTGTGGACGATCATGTGAGTCTTCAGGTTATTCTGATGTCTTGCTCTTTTACCACAAATGTCACACACGTAtggcttctctcctgtgtgtATCCTCATGTGCGTCTTCAGATTGTGCTGATGTTTAAATCTTTTACCGCATACGTCGCAGCTAAACGGCATCTCTCccgtgtggattctcatgtggaTCTTGAGATTATGCTCGTGCTTAAAGGTcttaccacaaacatcacaagcaAACGGTTTTTCTTCTGAGTGGACTCTCATGTGGGATTTAAGACTAAACTGATCTCTAAATGTTTTACCACATTCCTGACAACCAAAGTTCTTCTTTCCCGTGTGGACTTTCTTCTGTGAATCTGCATTTTGTGTCACTCCAGAACATTTCTGAGCAAGCGAACAGCTGGAGGTTTTTCCCGTGTTGCGTCTCATGTGTCTCTTCAGAGACTGCTTGTACAGAAACTGTTTTCCACACTCTGAGCAGCTGAAAGGCTTTTTCACAGCTTTACATCCCACATCACTATTTACACCTGACTCAGGTGCCCTGCTCGGTTTGCCGTCACCATGTGACAAAGGTTCCTGCCAttccccctcctcttcatcatcatcatcattactgACTTCAGTCTGTGAAGAATCTGAAGGCCATTCATCAATAGTTCCATGTAAAATGTTTGAGTTACTGGCCAGTTCAAGCCTTCTACAGTCCTCTccatcagtttctgtttttatccatttaaaagAGCTGCTGGATGGAGGCTCCGTCTCTCGGGTTTCATCCGCTTGTCTTTGATAAAGCTGTGAAGACTGAggctcctcttcatcctcttcattcTTCACAATAACAGTGAATGGGAACCTGGAGTATCCAGTCTCTTCCTGCCCATAAAACTGTTCTCCTCCTTGGCTGCTCCagagttcctcctcttcctcttttatGTGGAATGATTCAAGATCCTGCTGGTCCTGACTGGGGCTCCAAGGAACCTCTTCTTTGATCACCAACGGCTGCGGGACACCTGCAGaaagcacagaaacacacatgaacacttttatgtgtgcatgtaaaacaaaaagccaGGACCTGCCAATGTAAAGGATAAAAACAGAACTGCAACCATCTGTACAGAACTACCAGCTACAAACAATGTCCCTATTAGCAGAGAGCTACTTATTTAGATTATATCTTAGATTATGCTTCATTTCACACTTCAGACAACCccaaaaaagtttaataaaaactggGAAAAGGGGATTTCCTTAgagtatttttaaagaaaagcttcGAGAACAAAGTTAACATTGCATGACGTGTAAGTTATTCTGGActagaaaaacaggaaagtgtattaaataaaaatttcacaTTCAAAGAGAAGAAGATTGGGCCTGaatgattttgaaaaaaaaaagcaattttcCTGACAAATAttgacatattttttaaattccagcttcCTTACAGTGttcacatataaatatatattttatatggaGGATTATCACGAGATGCATGGAAGTGTGAACTGCTCTTTATTCTAATGCAAGGACGTAAAGTTGAGATATGAACAGCGATTTGCTatagaacaggtttacactttGCCCTTGTAGAAAAAACTCAAAAGTCTGTTTTATTCAAACCACAGCTCCTCACTTAAGATTTCTGCCTAGaatttaaaatggatccaatattcctGAGTTCTGAGCATGTTATCTGAGTTCTGAACTTTAAGAAcaaattaaactgttttcatcaggacattaCAGGATTGGTGATGAGTGGAGCAGTGATAACAGCGCTGGTGTGTAGTTAACTCTGATGGCGCCCACGTTTGgtattttccatccatccattttctaccagtTTCTCTGgggtcgggtcgcgggggcagctgcctaagcagggaagcccagacttttctctccccggccacattcaccagctcgtccTTTGTGCTTTCGTCATGGAGATCCCTGCTTGTGCACGTTTTGATTAGGTTTTGCACCTTACCGCAACGGAGGGGCTTGCGAGTCCTAAAGAACCCAAGAGCTTTGTTTGTGGGGGCTTTACGCCCCTGCTAGGGTCAACCATGACAAACAGGTTTTAGGGGAGGGACCACACAAAACACAGCTCAATAGACCcctatgatgaataaaaacgatggatccaggtttccttTGCCCAGACGTGGTCACCGGGGTCCCCCACTGAAGCCAGgtctggaggtggggcacagaaGCGAGTGCCGGGTGGGCGGGCCttattctgttgaagcatggttgaaaagcaatgtctgactttcattgattaaatttaatagaatttttatttattattacttttgtcagatttaggttatttctgtcaccattgtgagtttttcttacattaaccgaagggtaccaacaattttgtccatgtgttctgttttgttgttaagcactttgtgatttttatcttgaaaggtgctatataaataaacattgacTCAACTTACTTACATGGTTGTTGATCTCATTATCAACCACCTGATGAGTTCAGGgattctgtgattttttttatgtaattactGATGAGTTTCCACATTTCAAAGGAGCAtatgaagagaaataaaacttttctgtGCTTGAGAGCATCTCTTGGGATATGACATGACTactaatttaagaaaaaaaagaagaaaaaaaaactacttcctttgtttgccacaaaaaaaagattaaaaataagtcAATCTGTGAGGCATCACACACCCAGCTCAGTGTAGAAATATCTCGTCTTCCCATCTTCACCAATCATTAACTCCAACTAAAGGACCAATCGGCTGCTCCCATATTTAGGCTGCTCATAACAATGTAAGCTCTTCCTTCTCTGCACTTAGTGGGAAATGGTAGCATGAAGTTATTTACCCAGTTTCCTctaaaaaaatatgttcataTATAAAAACAGCTCATGTGTAAgatacactgaaaaaaaaaaaaaactatccatCATACCTCACAATACAGccttttaatatataaaaccCACCATCTTTCTATGGAGTTAAAGGAGAGTCAGTTATATCACAACAAGCATGTGAGAAAACATTTTGAGTACAAACTGTATTTATCAAAACTTGTAGCTGCAGACATGCATTTACTTAAGGATCTTTCTTGAGGGTCATATTTGTCTTCTGCTAATTAAATGCAGTCTGATCAAGTGATGTACTTCTGCTAATGCAGAATATTCTACTTTCCCTTTTAAAACTTCTGCATGCTTTTTGGGTCCCTGTCATCTGTATTGTGAAAAAGCATCAaatctgctttgctgcatctggcttAATGTGAGCAGAATATCCAGCTGCTTCTGTCTTATGAACAATccaatactaaaaaaaaacaggcacatGTACTGTTCATCTCTATAATGATGATATCACACTCCATCAGCATCATTACTTTGGTACAGGCAGatctttgtttagtttgtctACAGAAAGCTGTTACAGAACTTTTCAGACTATTTAATATGTTGTACTGCCCAAGTCAGATCTTTCCATTTGGACCGTTGCAACACTGAATCGTTTCTTTTTCAGCCAGTCTGTTATCTGTGAGACAGATGACCtaatatgagattttttttggccattctgttgtagatttgctgtgtttgggaccattgtcctgctgcatgaccCAATTTTATCCAAGccttagctgtcagacagatggctcACATTTCACTTAAGACTTTAGtgtacagaggagttcatgatTCACTCTGATTGGTAGGTGGAGATTTGCAACATCTAACATTGTCTCATGGCTGCAAAACGACACCTTTCCACCAAAAATGCATGTGAATGTTTTCCTATAGAGAAAAAAGTTCACGACAGATTGGTGGAGGTCGGactgcttgaaaatggctttaGTCTTCAACAAATGGTGGCATAACTACCtggtgcagttttttttttttttttttaaatctatcgtTAGTTCTTCAAGGTACAAAATATATCTTTGTAACAAGTAGATTAAAGTAGTCTTTCTTCCCCAGATAACTGAAAATGCCACTAGAAAAGCATATTTTCAAAATGGTCCCcttttttgctcttttaaaCGGACTGTTTTTGTTCTGAAGAAACTGGACTAGTTGGGTTATGATTAACTGATAGAAATGATGtgaattcatttaaaacatatttgtgttttatttgtgttagcTTCATACCTTCAACAACTTAAAAATCGATTTGGTGCGTTTGTGAATCAATTTACGATAACAAAAGCCACATTTTACACTCAGCCAGCACCGCTACAAGCTAACAGTTAGCCGTTTTCTCCGGCAGAAAAACGCCACATTAAATGTGTTATTCTTACCAGCTGTTTGGTTTCTGGCATCCTGCGGCTGATTCACTCCAAGACGTTTAATCTCGTTATCTTCTAAAGTCAGACTGTCAGTGTTGTTCCGTTGAAGAAAACCCACTTCGTTCATGGTGTCCGCAGTTCTCTACCAATAAGCTGGAGGCTCTTTTTCAGATGAAGCCGGGCCTGCATGGACTCTCACCGCCGATCGCCGCAAACTGCAGCCGCTCTCATTCCTGCCAAATTGAAGCCAGGTTTGGATAATCACAGCTGGATACACGATCAGACCAGACAAGGCCCCTCGCTTTCTTTGTATCGACTTTTCGAGCAGGCATCTGCACAGACACCTTTTTTTCTTcgtcaccatggaaaccactgtactttttctttcccctctttttatttattgtatatattATAATCCtccttattttattatgtttattgaATGCCTGACTTgcgtttgtttattttttaaagaactaaTGTTTATTTATCTCAACTATCCTTGTATGTTGTATCTATTTAAGTATTTTATGTTTCTAAACTGGCCCGAagagctatatatatatatatatatatatatatatatatatatatatatatatatatatatatatatatatagtcttaGGGTTATTTTTCTTAGAGGACCACTTATTCCTATTTTAAAGATCTGACGCATTAAAGTCATCTTCAGCTTGTAAAGAAGCATTTAAATACCAGTgttgtttcatatttttaatctttttggtGACACCAGATCTAAACTGACCAGCCATCATTAACAAAGGTTTCCAGTTCTAATTACTAATCAGACGCCTTATTAAGAGCAAAACAATAATCTTATTGAGTTAATGTACAATATGTCCATGTTAATCAGATTATTATTACTGAAAAAACTGTCACACTTTGGTTCTATCTGTGTTCCAACAGTTTTGCATAGTCTTATAGTTTCATTTTCATCTATTAGAATAAACTGGGCCTAATACTTATGTTTAAAATCCTTGTAATTCCAGTCCCCAACTCTTTCCCAAGCTCCCACCCTCTGCATCAGACTGTGGGACCttaagcagctccttcagtaacAGACTCAGACATCCAAGGTGTAGGACGGAGGCTTCCGCAGGTCCTTCATACCAAACACCATCAGACTGTTTAATGCTGCACTATAATTCTGTTACTGCAGCAAACTTCTTCATATCTCAGTAGGACTGATGTTTACTGATGTATCATCATTGCACTGATGTTTACTGATGTCCTAGCTGAACTTTATGGTCTTTTTTCATTCCACTCATTTACTTATATGGTTAATTCATATCTTCTGTTTATCCACATTCACCTGTATAGTAACACCTCACCACTGCACATCAAACTGGGTGAGGATGTGCATATAatactgtttatttctttttctgttattattatttggtctatgtttttaatgtctcttttactttgtgtttgagttgcTGTGACAGTGAAATTTCCCCaccgtgggatcaataaaggatCTTATCTTATGTAGACTTTTCTGAAAAAAGTACAGTGATGAGGGCGTATGGCGACCCCTGCTGACCTGTTTGTGCTATTACAAGTACAATTTACAGCCGttataatagatagatagatagatagatagatagatagatagatagatagatagatagatagatagatagatagatagatagatagatagatagatagatagatagatagatagatagatattaatGCTGCCAACATTCTTCTGATAAATTGAGGCATTAATGTTTATTGTCATAATTTCTGACAGTCTTGTATACGCTGTAAACATGGAGCTACTTTTTTTATCATCAAAACTTGAaggaataaagtaaaaaagtagAGTACAGCTGCCTTTGTCATGAGATAACAACCTCAATGAGGAGATATTATGGACACTACTTCATGACCAAGACACACGTGTGTGCTACGATCTCGCCAAGCCTCTGTAAGTCTCGCCAGAAGAGGGTCACTCTTGTTACCAGAAAAAGAAacgtatataaaaaaaaaactctaagtTTTATAAATCGATTTTGgattaaattagaatagattCAAATatattaatcaatatttttaacCCATCTCTACTTTAGTAAGGAGCATCTGTCAGTGCCGGCCGATCAGACCGTGTATTGATCTGTATCGATTGTCCTTATGTGTTGTTGCTCTCCGTCTTTTAAAAGTGCCCCTTGGGGAcgaataaagtgttttaattgAAATTAGATTACATTTGATAAACAGCAGAGGATGGATGAATTTTCTAAGAGAACTGATAGTTCTGGAGACTGTGTTTTAACCTGTGTTGATCTTTCATTCCAGGACTCAACTTGTCATGGAGCAAGTCAGGTTTCCAGAATCAGTTTCATGAAATCATGAGATTAAGCTGAAGTTGCCTCATTCAGCCACTAATCCTGCTATGTGGCATGGAGAAAGGGTCAGAGGTGGAAAACATCCACCTGGAAGAAAagtgcttatttattttaacagcgTTAAACAGAAATCATGTAAATGACTTCATCTGTGGGGATGTAACCCTGACCTGAACCCCCACCTAGAAACCAGATGCACCCGAAGGAGAGAACTCATCACTGcgattttaaagtctctgcactggtTTCCTGTTGGTTTAGGATTTATTCTGAGATTCCCTTACTGGTCTTTATGGCTATAAATGGTCTCTATCCATTTCCATCCATTCTATCTATACTGAAAACATTCAGCCTGGCTTTTCTTTAAttctctttattcatttatttttcctctcaaGTGCTgcatcctgtttttttattttgtatttatctgCTATGAACTTTTGAACCTGCTCAGTTTTAGATGATTAATTGTTTTACtctgattttattaatttatttacttatttccaCTTTCACTGTTTGGTTTGGGTGTTTTTAATTGTCATATCATTTTCCCTTGTTGGCATGGCaacctcagttttctttgtacaGCTGcttcatgtatgaaaagtgctatataaataaagacgtTGTGGTTAACAACAAAATGGATATAAACAttttctcagcacagatgccgCTACTGTCTGTGGAATCTCATGTGTCTCTTCATGTTTCCCTGCCGGGTGAATCTTTCGCCACAGACCCCACAGCTGAACGGCCTCTCTCCAGTGTGGACGATGCTGTGTCTTTTCAAACTATTCTGTTGGCTGAATCTTTGTCCACAAGCATCACAGGAaaaaggtttctctccagtgtggactctcatgtgtCTTTTAAAATGCGTGTTTTGGCTAAATTTCCGACCACAAAATCCACACTCGAAGGGTTTCTCTCCCGTGTGGACGATCTTGTGCCTCTGAAGATGTGTAACGCGACTAAACATTTTACCACAGTCGTCACACACGTGCGGTTTTTCTCCAGTGTGGACGCCACTGTGCCGCTTCAGACTCCCCTGCTCTGTAAATCGTtcaccacaaacatcacaaccgAAAGGTTTTTCCTCTCTGTGGCTCATCAGGTGTCTTTTGAGATTATGCTCCAGCCGAAATCTTTTTCCACAGTCATCACAACGAAACGGTTTTTCTCCCGTGTGAACTGTCATGTGCACCTTAAAATGCGTTTTCTGGCTGAATTTTTTACCACAACATTCACAC
This genomic interval carries:
- the LOC121632953 gene encoding gastrula zinc finger protein XlCGF57.1-like gives rise to the protein MNEVGFLQRNNTDSLTLEDNEIKRLGVNQPQDARNQTAGVPQPLVIKEEVPWSPSQDQQDLESFHIKEEEEELWSSQGGEQFYGQEETGYSRFPFTVIVKNEEDEEEPQSSQLYQRQADETRETEPPSSSSFKWIKTETDGEDCRRLELASNSNILHGTIDEWPSDSSQTEVSNDDDDEEEGEWQEPLSHGDGKPSRAPESGVNSDVGCKAVKKPFSCSECGKQFLYKQSLKRHMRRNTGKTSSCSLAQKCSGVTQNADSQKKVHTGKKNFGCQECGKTFRDQFSLKSHMRVHSEEKPFACDVCGKTFKHEHNLKIHMRIHTGEMPFSCDVCGKRFKHQHNLKTHMRIHTGEKPYVCDICGKRARHQNNLKTHMIVHKGERPFGCDLCGRRFNRKTSLRAHLTVHTGEKPFGCDVCGKSYKRKTHLRTHMTVHAEEKPFGCEVCGKRFNRKTHLATHMAVHTGDKPFSCDFCGKRFTRKTHLDSHITVHTGEKPFGCGVCGQEFTQQGSLNRHMRFHLG